The Ignavibacteriales bacterium genome includes a region encoding these proteins:
- a CDS encoding ATP-binding protein, with protein MTEQKRVGIVTGVTSGTMTAVMDSEIKNLARELNGKIYYIGQIGSYVLIPVAKIIVVAMVSEFKKIDVSENGKLTQRCVMDLSLVGTVKAGRYERGVSVIPPVDSPVFIAEDADLTAVFSVFRKFGFSVGQLSMFERERAYLDPNKFFGKHLAILGSSGSGKSCTVSSILQKVAVYPDTNVIILDIHNEYSNAFPETSQHLDIAELELPFWLMNLAELQETFIDERDENSATQLTVFKDLIVASKKGKNPGLADILTVDTPVYFDLAEVRAKIQYYDSEKISGLTGSTAKEGPFYGKFTRFLVRLDSRLNDPRYAFMFKPKEYVQSSSFAVLLGKIFGRNQDSRITIMDMSGVPFDIVNTIVSLLARLAFDFNFWNASRRDFPILLVFEEAHNYLPSGGTGAGAARRTVERIAKEGRKYGVSCMIVSQRPAEVSETIISQCNNFVILRLTNPVDQGYVRKLMSDTFAGLIDTLPSLRQGEALIVGEAIPMPLRVQIDFPNPEPSSADIKFFDKWKQSEVKTEIPDVVERWWHQHRG; from the coding sequence ATGACTGAACAGAAACGAGTCGGCATTGTAACGGGAGTCACCAGCGGCACCATGACCGCTGTCATGGACTCGGAAATCAAGAACCTTGCCCGCGAGCTCAATGGCAAGATCTACTATATCGGCCAGATCGGCAGCTATGTGCTTATCCCGGTTGCGAAGATCATTGTCGTCGCCATGGTGTCAGAGTTCAAAAAGATCGACGTCTCAGAAAACGGGAAGCTGACTCAGCGCTGCGTGATGGACCTCAGCCTTGTTGGAACCGTCAAAGCGGGTCGCTACGAGCGCGGTGTCTCCGTTATCCCCCCGGTTGATTCACCGGTATTCATCGCAGAGGATGCTGACCTGACGGCGGTGTTCTCCGTGTTCCGCAAATTCGGGTTCTCAGTTGGGCAACTCTCGATGTTCGAGCGCGAACGCGCATATCTCGACCCGAATAAGTTCTTCGGAAAGCACCTTGCAATCCTCGGGTCCAGCGGCTCCGGAAAATCATGTACGGTTTCTTCGATTCTTCAAAAAGTGGCGGTCTATCCGGATACGAATGTCATCATTCTCGATATCCACAACGAATACAGCAATGCCTTTCCGGAGACGAGTCAGCACCTCGATATCGCGGAGCTTGAACTACCGTTCTGGCTGATGAACCTCGCTGAACTTCAGGAGACGTTCATCGATGAGCGCGACGAGAACTCGGCGACACAGCTTACCGTGTTCAAGGACCTTATCGTTGCGTCAAAGAAGGGCAAGAATCCCGGTCTCGCAGATATTCTCACAGTGGATACGCCAGTGTACTTCGACCTTGCGGAGGTCCGTGCGAAGATTCAGTATTATGATTCGGAAAAGATCTCGGGTCTCACCGGGTCGACAGCGAAAGAGGGACCTTTCTATGGGAAGTTCACAAGGTTCCTTGTCCGTCTCGACAGCCGTTTGAACGATCCGCGCTATGCGTTCATGTTCAAACCGAAGGAGTACGTGCAGTCTTCCTCGTTTGCCGTGCTCCTGGGCAAGATCTTCGGACGGAATCAGGACTCCCGTATCACAATTATGGACATGAGCGGTGTTCCGTTCGATATCGTCAACACCATCGTATCGCTGCTCGCCCGCCTCGCATTCGATTTCAATTTCTGGAATGCGAGCCGACGCGACTTCCCCATACTTCTTGTCTTCGAGGAAGCGCACAACTATCTTCCGAGCGGCGGAACCGGAGCTGGCGCGGCGAGACGAACGGTTGAAAGAATCGCGAAGGAAGGGCGTAAATACGGCGTGAGTTGCATGATCGTGAGCCAGCGCCCTGCTGAAGTGTCTGAAACCATTATCTCGCAGTGCAACAACTTTGTCATTCTCCGCCTCACGAACCCTGTCGACCAGGGTTATGTCCGGAAATTGATGTCAGATACGTTTGCGGGGCTTATCGACACGCTTCCTTCGCTGCGACAGGGGGAGGCCCTCATCGTTGGGGAGGCTATCCCCATGCCGCTGCGCGTCCAGATTGATTTCCCCAATCCCGAACCCAGCAGTGCCGACATCAAGTTTTTCGACAAATGGAAGCAAAGCGAGGTGAAAACGGAAATCCCTGATGTCGTTGAACGCTGGTGGCACCAGCATCGAGGGTGA
- a CDS encoding SpoIIE family protein phosphatase → MNQRRLYRTIESFASHDFKTDKELLKHVLNEIVKDEQINIKGGRIWQYEPSTTSYRLIHQIGVIDRVEHGYKIALSSYPIFYQLADHRSLIANETDRHLRKKGIVKYSATGVGERIDTKKGKVPQYILAFNSDRLEESLLADLNIISLAVTSLLRGKKVERKADLLEKDLDKAREIQQSILPQHALNFHHYELYGVSIPDRVVGGDFFDYLQSDEEEDRLSVVIGDAASKGFRAAAQALYVSGALRMGITFHTKISALMSRVNRLVNKTFAEEQFVTMFYAELSNDPKGLLLYSNAGHNSPMVYRARDKRIDMLEATGQIMGPFPDGLYKVDNTHLDKGDVVVLYTDGVVEAVGGGVMYGEDRLQEKIKEIAHLTAREICQLLVDDVLKYSSASDDGDDKTIVVIKRMNEATH, encoded by the coding sequence ATGAATCAACGTCGTCTGTACCGAACAATTGAGAGTTTCGCGTCACACGATTTCAAGACAGACAAAGAGCTTCTCAAGCATGTTTTGAACGAAATCGTAAAAGATGAGCAGATCAATATCAAAGGGGGGCGGATTTGGCAATATGAGCCATCCACCACCTCGTACCGCCTGATTCATCAGATCGGTGTCATCGATCGGGTTGAACATGGCTACAAAATCGCTCTCTCGAGTTATCCGATCTTCTACCAGCTGGCGGATCATCGCTCGCTGATCGCAAATGAGACGGATCGCCACCTGAGGAAAAAAGGGATCGTCAAGTACTCGGCGACGGGCGTTGGGGAACGAATCGATACGAAGAAGGGGAAAGTCCCGCAGTATATCCTTGCCTTCAATTCGGACAGGCTGGAGGAATCCCTGCTCGCGGATCTGAATATCATCAGCCTGGCAGTGACCTCCCTCCTGCGCGGCAAGAAGGTTGAACGCAAAGCTGATTTGCTCGAGAAGGACCTTGACAAGGCCCGGGAAATCCAGCAGAGTATCCTTCCGCAGCATGCGCTCAACTTCCATCATTATGAGCTCTACGGTGTTTCGATTCCTGACAGGGTGGTAGGGGGCGATTTTTTTGACTACCTGCAATCTGACGAAGAAGAAGACCGGTTGAGCGTTGTCATCGGGGATGCTGCGAGCAAAGGATTCAGGGCCGCAGCCCAAGCCCTTTATGTCTCGGGCGCGCTTCGGATGGGCATCACCTTTCACACCAAGATCAGCGCCCTGATGTCCCGCGTGAACAGGCTGGTGAACAAGACCTTCGCGGAAGAGCAGTTCGTGACGATGTTCTACGCTGAACTCTCGAACGATCCGAAGGGACTCCTGCTCTATTCGAACGCTGGACACAACAGCCCGATGGTCTATCGTGCACGGGACAAGCGCATCGACATGCTGGAGGCGACAGGACAAATCATGGGACCGTTCCCGGATGGGCTCTACAAAGTGGACAATACACATTTGGACAAAGGCGACGTCGTTGTGTTGTACACGGACGGTGTTGTGGAGGCGGTCGGGGGAGGGGTCATGTACGGTGAAGACAGGCTGCAGGAGAAAATCAAAGAGATCGCACACCTCACGGCCCGTGAAATCTGCCAGCTCCTGGTGGACGATGTATTGAAGTACTCATCGGCATCCGACGATGGGGATGACAAAACCATTGTTGTGATCAAACGAATGAACGAAGCCACTCACTAG